DNA from Gottschalkia purinilytica:
AGCATATGATCCTGTTACTAAGACAGCAGAATATAAAGTTACAGCTGTAAAAGTAGAGAAAGTGTGTAGTTAATAGATATAAATTACTACGACCAAAAGACAATGTTATATGTCAAGTGTTAATATATTTGTAAGTAAATATTTCCTTAAATAAAAGGGGTCCTATAATTAGCATAGGATCCTTTTTATATATCTAAATAATAAAAAATGCCTCTTAAATATTAATTTTTATAAATAATTTATATAATTTTTTAGTACAATTAAGGTATAATTTTAGAATGCTTTTTCTATTTACTATGATTTTACATGAATAGTGGAACAAAGTGAGGATTTTAAAATAATTAATTACTAGTAATAATATAGGGGAACACTTAAGTTATAATAATCTTTGTGTAAGATATTTTATTGTGCTAAAATATTATATAGTTAGTACTAAGGAGGAATTTTACTTGCGTGTGATTACAGGAAAAGTAAGAGGGTTTAAACTTAAGTCACCAAAGGGGCTAAATACTAGACCAACTTCTGATAGAGTAAAAGAGTCCATTTTTAATATACTAGGATATATAAGTGAAGATAGTATAGTTTTAGATTTGTTCTCAGGCTCAGGAAATGTTGGCATAGAGTTTTTAAGTCGAGGAGCAAAAAAATGTTATTTTATAGATGGCGATGCAAATAGTATAAAAGTTATAAATGAAAATCTAAAAAATACTAAATTTACTGATCAAGCATTTATTTATAAAAATAATGTGAGCAAAGCTATTAGCATATTAGGTAAAAAAAGTTTAAAATTTGATTATATATTTATGGATCCTCCCTATGAAAAAGGATATATACTTCCTGCTTTGGAAAATATTTATACAGAAAATTTATTAAAAAAAGAAGGAAAAATTATAATTGAGCACGAAACAAAACTGGAGTTACCTAATAAACATTTAAGTTTTATAAAAATAGATACTAGAAAATATGGAGGTACTTCTGTATCTTTTTACACTAATGAGGAGGTTACAGAATGATAGCTCTTTATCCAGGAACTTTTGATCCAGTTACTAATGGGCATTTGGATATAATTGAAAGATGTTCTAAAAAATTCGAGAAAGTTATAGTAGCAGTTTTAAATAATACTTCTAAAAAAACTGTATTTTCGGTACAAGAAAGATCAGATTTAATAAAAGAAGTAACTAAAGATTATGAAAATGTAGAAGTTGATACATTTTCAGGATTATTAATTGACTATGTTAAAAAAAGAGACGTAGGAGTTATAGTTAGAGGATTAAGGGCCGTTTCAGATTTTGAGTATGAAATGCAAATGGCATTAACAAATAAGAGTTTATACGATAAAGCAGAAACCTTTTTCTTGATATCAAGTAGTCAATATTCTTTTTTAAGTTCAAGTGTAGTAAGAGAAGTTGCAAGATTTAAAGGGGATGTTTCTTCATTAGTTCCTAGCGCAGTACAAATAGCTATAGAGAAAAAGTTTAAGGAGGGGCAAGATAACAATGGATGTTTTTAAACTTTTAGACGAGATGGAGGAAATTCTTGAATCAAGTTCAAGTATTCCTTTTGCAGGAAAGACTTTAGTTGATAAATATGAGTTGCTAGAAATAGTGGGTGAAATAAGATCAAAACTGCCAGATGAAATAAAGCAAGCAGAATGGATAAAGGAAGAGAGACAAAGAATATTAGCGGAAGCACAAAGTGATGCAGATACCATGGTAAAAGAAATACAGCTACATATAGAAGAGATGGTAGATCAAGATGAAATAGTAAGACAAGCACATGAAAGAGCAGAAGAAATAATAGAAAAAGCTCAAAGTAATGCTAAAGAGATTCGTATAGGGTCTATGGAATATGCAGATCAACTATTAAAAGAAGTGGAGAATAGATTGATGTCATTGGGAAATAATATAAAGGATATTGTCGAGGTTGTTGAAGCTAATAGAAATGAATTGAAAGGTGATAAATAAATAAAAAACTTCTCTTATTTTTAAGGGAAGTTTTTTATTTACTTAATTTATGCGTTAGAGTGTATAATGTTCCCAAAACTAGCGATATTAGAATAATACTAATAATTATAATAAATTCTATTTGAAAAGAAAACTTTAATGTTAACAGCCAATTTGCAAAACTTTCTAATTCAGTTGCGGGTAAACTGATTGTACTAGATGAACTATTAAAAATTAGTTTATATATAAAGTAGCTATAAACACTAGAACATAAACCATGTAACAGTTTTGATAATATATATAACCTGTAACTAATATCTGTGTTATTTATCATACTCATGACTTGGCTATGTACTGAAAATCCACTCCATGCTATTAAAAAGCTAATAGCGCATATCTTTATAATTAAGCTTGCAGAGTCAACATCTGAAACCATTTTACAACCATTAGTCATTTCAATTAGACCAGATACAAATGATGTCATAATTTCAGAATTGATACTAAAAGGGACCATCTTTATTAATATATCTGATATAAAATCTATTATATTTGTTATTTTCATTGCTTCTATTACTACTGAATAAAGTATTATGAAACCACCTACCATAAACATTGAATTAAAAGCAGAAGTTATTGAGTCAGCTAATAAGGTACTAAAAGATCTACCATCTTTTTCTCTTGCTTTTATTAGAGAAATAAAGGCTTCTTTTATATAGTTACTTTTTTTTATGATAGTTTTTTTTCTTTTATCTTTTTTATAAAACTTAAATATTAATCCTACACTTATAGCACCCAGGTAATGAGCTATAGCTAATAAAGATCCAACTCTAGGATTTTTAAGCATTCCAACTGAAACTGCTCCTATAATAAATAAAGGTCCAGATGTGCTACAAAAAGCAATAAGTCTTTGAGCTTCTGTTTTCGTTATTATATTTTGTGATCTTAGTTTGGCTGTTAAATTAGCTCCTACGGGATATCCAGATGTTACACTCATGGCAAATACAAACGAACCTTCTCCTGGAACTCCAAATAAAGGATACATTATAGGTTTAAGAAGTGTTCCTATAAAATCTACTATACCTAGTCCAATTAATACTTCAGAACCTATAAAAAAAGGAAAAAGAGAAGGAATAACTACATTAGTCCAAGTCAATAATCCTCTCAAAGCAGCATCAACTGAATTTTTAGGAAACATAACTATAATAGTGATAATTATGATAGATATAGAAGAAATAATAATAGTTTTTATATAACTCTTATTTTTTATTAACAAAATCAAAGCTATCAGAATAAATATTAATATAGTTGTCAAAATTAAAGTAGTCATGTAAAACCTCCTATCTGATATGTTATATTATATTGAAGAAAAATATAGAATATGATAGTTTAAGAAATTATAAGGGGTGAAAGAATTGAAACGTAAGCCGATAATAGGGATTGCATTAGGATCAGGAGCCGCTAGGGGAATGTCACATATAGGTGTATTAAAGGCACTAGAAGAAAATGATATACATGTAGATATTATAGCTGGATGTAGTGCAGGTGCACTGGTAGGCAGTCTATATTGTTGTAACATAGATGCTAAGACTATTGGGGCTATAGCAAATAATATTGATAGAAAGTTATGGGTTGATGTTACTATACCTAAAAGAGGATTTATAAAAGGTCAGAAAGTAGAGGACATGATAAGATTATTAACTAAAAATAAAAATATAGAAGATTTAGATAAAAAATTGATAATAGTATCTACTGATCTTAAAAAAGGGGAAAAATATGTATTCACTGAAGGACCAATATATAGGGCTGTAAGAGCGAGTATATCAATACCAGGGGTGTTTATACCAGTAAGAATGAATGATATGATGCTTGTAGATGGAGCCGTAATTGATAGAGTGCCTATTTCAGAAGTAAAAAAAGCTGGGGCCGATATTGTAATAGGCGTTGATGTAGGATTCAGTAGCCAGCAGGGAAGAACAAATCATATAGTAGATATAATACTACAGTCTATAGATGTAATGGCTAAACAAATTATGTCTGAGCAAATGGTAGTAGCAGATGTGCTATTAGAGCCAGATGTGTCACATATAGGACCTTCAAGATTTGATTTAGTTGAAGACTGTGTCAAGGTTGGATATGATACGACTATGGAAAAAATAGATATTATTAAAGAAAAAATAAATGAATATAAAAATACATAGTAAACTTATAAATAACAAAATCCTAAACTTTGTAAAATATCTTAACTTTAAATTACAATGTTTTAAGGATTTTGTTATTTATTTTATCTTACTTTTATAATGATTTCTTTGGGTTAATTAATAAATTACATAATACTTCTGTTTTTAGTTGCTGAATGACTATCTTTGCTATTATTAAAAATAGTTCAATTAAGTTAATATAAAGTTAAAAAATAAAATAGACAAAGCTTTAATATTTTATTTTTTATATTTAACTATTTAACAAGTTATTAAAAAATTATTTTTTAAAGTAAGGAGAAATATAATAATCTAGGTTGTAACTTGAGACATCTGTTAATCCACTTAGTCCCATAAAATAAATATCTGTAGCTTTTTTATCAAGTTCAATCATTTTAGATAATACGTTATTTTTATATTTTTTATAATTAGAAAATTTAGTTATAATAGGTATCGATGACGTATTTTTTGCTGTACTTAAAATTTCTAATCCCTTTCTATTTGCACCTAATACTCTAGCATACTGAGGACCAAATGAATTTAAATAATCAAACATATTTTTATCTAGATTCAATAGAATATGGAATAAAATTCTTTTAAGTCTGGTTAAGGTATATCTTTTAGTCATGATACAATTTAAGATATTAGAAATATCATTTGATTGTGAAAAGCACTTTAATATACGATTTTCTAGTCCCTTTTCTACTTCTTTATAATTACTTAAGTCCTCATGAGACATAGTCCTTAATATATAAAGTAAAATTTGGTTGAAGTTTTCGATGCTATTGAAAGACTTATAATCTTTTAGAAAATCTATGAGATAGTTATAAGTTTCAATTGGTACTGTATCTTTTATATTATCTAATGCATTGTTTTTAAAAAACTCTTCTCTAATAGCAGTAGCACTAGAAATATTCCCTTTTATTTCTTTGTCATGATAGTTTGATGAAATTCTTTTAATTGTATAAGGAATAATATTACTATTGATTTTTTTCAGAGCTTTCATATACTCTATTCCTAATATGTTATTTGGACTTGATAATAGTTCCTTTAAATATAAATGATCATTAAGCTTTTGAGTCTTAAAAAAATCATATAGTGCAGAAGATCTAGATTTAGGATAAGAATTACCTTCATTTAAATATTTTTTTAAGTATTCTTTGTAATCATCAGGTTCTTCTATAAGAACATCAGCAATTAAACCTAAAGAGTCTATACTACCATATTCACTCCCAAAACATATACTATCTACTATACCTAAACTATCTAGTATCTTTATAGCTCCATAAGAAAAGTATTCTGCACTTTGACAAGAATATATAAAAGGAAGTTCTATTACTAAGTCTACTCCATTATCTATTGCCATCTTTGCTCTACTCCATTTATCTAATAATGCAGGTTCACCTCTTTGTAAAAAATTACCACTCATTATACATACAGAATAGTCAGAATTAGTTATTTTTTTGGACTCTAATAAATGATAAAGATGGCCATTATGAAAAGGATTATATTCAGTTACTAAGCCTAAAATTTTCATTGATTACCTCCAAACTATTAAATCTATTAAATTATTTACTAAATAAATACTTTACTATAAACTATATCATCTCTCAAAAAAAAGTAAAAATGTAAATTATAAAATAGTGAAGAATTTTTAACAATTGAAAAGGGTATAAATATAGAGGTATTTATTGATTTTTGTTTGTAATTGTAATAAGATGTTTTATGGTGAACGAAAGTATTTAGTAGGAGGGGTATCAATGAATATATTAGTTATTAACTGTGGAAGTTCTTCATTAAAGTACCAATTAATTGATATGGATAATGAAAATGTATTGGCTAAAGGTTTAGCTGAAAGAATTGGAATAGAAAATCCAAGAATAAAACATAAGGCTAGTGGTAAAGATGAAGTAATAATAGAAAAGCCAATGCCAGATCATAAGGTTGCATTAGAACTTGTAATTAATGCATTAGTAGATAAGGAACATGGATGTATAGAATCAATGAATGAAATAAATGCAGTAGGTCACAGAGTTGTACATGGTGGAGAAAAATTCACTGAATCTGTGTTAATTACTGATGAAGTTATGAAAGGATTAAATGATTGTGTTGATTTAGCACCATTACATAATCCACCTAATATTATGGGAATCGAAGCCTGTAAAGAAATCATGCCAAATGTTCCAATGGTTGCAGTATTTGATACAGCGTTCCATCAAACTATGCCAGCAGATTCTTATCTATATGCATTACCATATGAATTATATGAAAAATATGGAGTAAGAAGATATGGATTCCATGGAACTTCTCACAAATATGTTTCTCAAAGAACAGCAGAAATTCTTAATAAAGATATAAAGGATTTAAAAATAATTACTTGTCACTTAGGTAATGGAGCTAGTATAGCTGCTATCAAGGATGGCAAATGCTTAGATACTAGTATGGGATTCACTCCATTAGAAGGACTAGTTATGGGTACAAGAGTTGGAGATATGGACCCTGCTATAATTCCTTTTATAATGGAAAAGGAAAAATTAAATCCAAATGAAATGTCTAATTTACTTAATAAAGAGTCTGGAGTATTGGGAATATCAGGTGTAAGTAGTGATTTCAGAGATGTAGAAGATGAAATGGCTAAAGGGAATGAAAGAGCTAAATTAGCTTTGTATATGTTCAATAATAGAGTTATAAAATACATTGGAGCATATGCAGCTATGATGAATGGTGTTGATGCAATCGTATTCACAGCAGGTCTAGGAGAAAATTCAGCAGAAGCTAGAGAAGAAATTTGTAAATATCTAACTTACTTAGGAGTAGAAATAGATCATGAATTGAATAAAGTAAGAGGAAAAGAGAGAATAATAAGTACTGAGAATTCAAAAGTAAAAGTTTTAATAGTTCCTACAAATGAGGAATTAATGATTGCAAGAGATACTAAAGCATTAATATAGTTTTTTGTTAAAATAGTAGCAAACATTAATTCTTGACAAAAGAGCTGTACCTTTATATAATAAAATTTGGCAATATTTAAGAGGTGAGTCAAGATGAAGCTTGATTTATCAATGCTTCTAGATAGAACTGTTCATAAAATAGATATCAATAAAGCTGTAGATGTGGACTTGTCTAGCAATGGTATGGCTAAACAGCGTGACCTAAAGCTTTTAAGACCAGCTGAAATTGAAGGAAGCATCTATAATACAGATGAAGGTTTGTTTTTAGATGCTAAAGTAACTTATAACTATTCAGAAAACTGTGCGAGATGCTTAGCTGAGTTTGAAAATACAATTGAAGTCGTTCTATCTGGGAAAATTGTTGAGAAAAATGATGAAAATCGAGAACAAGAGAGTGATGAGATTATAATTTATTATAACGGAGACGAGGTAGAAATTGAAGAAGCTATAGCATCTACTATTTTATTATCTTTACCAATGAAGTCACTTTGTAAAGAGGACTGTAAAGGACTATGTGACATGTGCGGAAAAGATTTAAATAGTGAACAGTGTAAATGTACTAAGGAAGAAATAGATCCTCGTCTGGCTAAGCTTAAAGACTTGTTTGATTAACTTAAGGAGGTGTTCTTAATGGCAGTACCAAAGCGTAAAACATCAAAATCAAGAAGAGATAAGAGAAGAGCATCAGCTCAAGTACTAAAAAAAGCAACTGTAATAGAATGTCCACAATGTCATGAGCCAAAATTACCTCATAGAGTATGTGGTTCTTGCGGATACTACAAAAATAAAGAAGTAGTAACTGTTGAATAAAAGATAGTGAAATTTCACTATCTTTTTTCTTTTGATCAATCTTGTAAATGATTTTAATATAAAATTATGTTCTAAAAATTAATTGAGATGATAAATTTAAAGATAATACTAGGTAATAATTCAAAAGTTTTGAAAATAAAAGTAATAAGACTACTTTATTATTTTTTATTTTCAAAACTTTTAAATTTAGAGTAATATACCTAAATATAACTATTAAGGATTAGATTATTTGTATTCAAGAAATCTTAAAATTAAGATAAAAATATTGCAATTTTAATATCTGTAATATATACTTATTATTAGTATCTGGTACTAATTATAAGTATTAACTCGAGGTGAAACTATGGTAAGAAAAAGGATAAATAAAAAAGAACGGCAACAAAAGCTAACAGAAAGACTAAAAGAAGACCCTTTTTTAACTGATGAAGAGTTAATGCAAATGTTTAATGTAAGTATACAAACTATAAGATTAGATAGACTTGAACTAGGGATACCAGAATTAAGAGAAAGAATAAAAAGTGTTGCAGAGCTTACCTACTCTAAAGTAAGAACAATAGGTGGAACTGAAATTGTAGGGGAGCTAGTAGATATTAATTTAGGAAAGAGTGGAATATCTATATTAGAAACAAATGAAAATATGGCTTTTAAGAAAACTAGTCTTGTTAGAGGACATAATATATATGCTCAAGCTGAATCTTTAGCTATTGCTGTTATAGATGCTGACGTAGCTTTAACTGGTGTTGCAAATGTTAAGTATAAGATACCTGTTAAGGCAGGTGAAAAGCTAATAGCTAAAGCTGAGGTGGTTAGAGAAAGAGGAAATAAGTACTTTGTTCATGTATTTACTTATGTAGGTCAGAATCAAGTTTTTAGAGGTAAATTCATTCTAGTTTCTATAGATTAGTCTTATAAAGGAGAGAGAATAATGAAAATAGCT
Protein-coding regions in this window:
- the rsmD gene encoding 16S rRNA (guanine(966)-N(2))-methyltransferase RsmD, which produces MLKYYIVSTKEEFYLRVITGKVRGFKLKSPKGLNTRPTSDRVKESIFNILGYISEDSIVLDLFSGSGNVGIEFLSRGAKKCYFIDGDANSIKVINENLKNTKFTDQAFIYKNNVSKAISILGKKSLKFDYIFMDPPYEKGYILPALENIYTENLLKKEGKIIIEHETKLELPNKHLSFIKIDTRKYGGTSVSFYTNEEVTE
- the coaD gene encoding pantetheine-phosphate adenylyltransferase — its product is MIALYPGTFDPVTNGHLDIIERCSKKFEKVIVAVLNNTSKKTVFSVQERSDLIKEVTKDYENVEVDTFSGLLIDYVKKRDVGVIVRGLRAVSDFEYEMQMALTNKSLYDKAETFFLISSSQYSFLSSSVVREVARFKGDVSSLVPSAVQIAIEKKFKEGQDNNGCF
- a CDS encoding ATPase, yielding MDVFKLLDEMEEILESSSSIPFAGKTLVDKYELLEIVGEIRSKLPDEIKQAEWIKEERQRILAEAQSDADTMVKEIQLHIEEMVDQDEIVRQAHERAEEIIEKAQSNAKEIRIGSMEYADQLLKEVENRLMSLGNNIKDIVEVVEANRNELKGDK
- the ylbJ gene encoding sporulation integral membrane protein YlbJ, whose amino-acid sequence is MTTLILTTILIFILIALILLIKNKSYIKTIIISSISIIIITIIVMFPKNSVDAALRGLLTWTNVVIPSLFPFFIGSEVLIGLGIVDFIGTLLKPIMYPLFGVPGEGSFVFAMSVTSGYPVGANLTAKLRSQNIITKTEAQRLIAFCSTSGPLFIIGAVSVGMLKNPRVGSLLAIAHYLGAISVGLIFKFYKKDKRKKTIIKKSNYIKEAFISLIKAREKDGRSFSTLLADSITSAFNSMFMVGGFIILYSVVIEAMKITNIIDFISDILIKMVPFSINSEIMTSFVSGLIEMTNGCKMVSDVDSASLIIKICAISFLIAWSGFSVHSQVMSMINNTDISYRLYILSKLLHGLCSSVYSYFIYKLIFNSSSSTISLPATELESFANWLLTLKFSFQIEFIIIISIILISLVLGTLYTLTHKLSK
- a CDS encoding patatin-like phospholipase family protein; protein product: MKRKPIIGIALGSGAARGMSHIGVLKALEENDIHVDIIAGCSAGALVGSLYCCNIDAKTIGAIANNIDRKLWVDVTIPKRGFIKGQKVEDMIRLLTKNKNIEDLDKKLIIVSTDLKKGEKYVFTEGPIYRAVRASISIPGVFIPVRMNDMMLVDGAVIDRVPISEVKKAGADIVIGVDVGFSSQQGRTNHIVDIILQSIDVMAKQIMSEQMVVADVLLEPDVSHIGPSRFDLVEDCVKVGYDTTMEKIDIIKEKINEYKNT
- a CDS encoding nucleotidyltransferase, whose amino-acid sequence is MKILGLVTEYNPFHNGHLYHLLESKKITNSDYSVCIMSGNFLQRGEPALLDKWSRAKMAIDNGVDLVIELPFIYSCQSAEYFSYGAIKILDSLGIVDSICFGSEYGSIDSLGLIADVLIEEPDDYKEYLKKYLNEGNSYPKSRSSALYDFFKTQKLNDHLYLKELLSSPNNILGIEYMKALKKINSNIIPYTIKRISSNYHDKEIKGNISSATAIREEFFKNNALDNIKDTVPIETYNYLIDFLKDYKSFNSIENFNQILLYILRTMSHEDLSNYKEVEKGLENRILKCFSQSNDISNILNCIMTKRYTLTRLKRILFHILLNLDKNMFDYLNSFGPQYARVLGANRKGLEILSTAKNTSSIPIITKFSNYKKYKNNVLSKMIELDKKATDIYFMGLSGLTDVSSYNLDYYISPYFKK
- a CDS encoding acetate/propionate family kinase; the encoded protein is MNILVINCGSSSLKYQLIDMDNENVLAKGLAERIGIENPRIKHKASGKDEVIIEKPMPDHKVALELVINALVDKEHGCIESMNEINAVGHRVVHGGEKFTESVLITDEVMKGLNDCVDLAPLHNPPNIMGIEACKEIMPNVPMVAVFDTAFHQTMPADSYLYALPYELYEKYGVRRYGFHGTSHKYVSQRTAEILNKDIKDLKIITCHLGNGASIAAIKDGKCLDTSMGFTPLEGLVMGTRVGDMDPAIIPFIMEKEKLNPNEMSNLLNKESGVLGISGVSSDFRDVEDEMAKGNERAKLALYMFNNRVIKYIGAYAAMMNGVDAIVFTAGLGENSAEAREEICKYLTYLGVEIDHELNKVRGKERIISTENSKVKVLIVPTNEELMIARDTKALI
- a CDS encoding YceD family protein; the encoded protein is MKLDLSMLLDRTVHKIDINKAVDVDLSSNGMAKQRDLKLLRPAEIEGSIYNTDEGLFLDAKVTYNYSENCARCLAEFENTIEVVLSGKIVEKNDENREQESDEIIIYYNGDEVEIEEAIASTILLSLPMKSLCKEDCKGLCDMCGKDLNSEQCKCTKEEIDPRLAKLKDLFD
- the rpmF gene encoding 50S ribosomal protein L32, yielding MAVPKRKTSKSRRDKRRASAQVLKKATVIECPQCHEPKLPHRVCGSCGYYKNKEVVTVE
- the fapR gene encoding transcription factor FapR; protein product: MVRKRINKKERQQKLTERLKEDPFLTDEELMQMFNVSIQTIRLDRLELGIPELRERIKSVAELTYSKVRTIGGTEIVGELVDINLGKSGISILETNENMAFKKTSLVRGHNIYAQAESLAIAVIDADVALTGVANVKYKIPVKAGEKLIAKAEVVRERGNKYFVHVFTYVGQNQVFRGKFILVSID